The Argentina anserina chromosome 3, drPotAnse1.1, whole genome shotgun sequence genome includes a region encoding these proteins:
- the LOC126788555 gene encoding uncharacterized protein LOC126788555, with the protein MGNVVSPCFQHNSNSAVKVIFSQGTTRLLKGKHIAGEIMFEFPDQMVCHADSFFIGKPIPALSIDDELMLGQTYFVLPLDRFSDSVLSASSLAALNSSNPRNSPIKFGESPFEYIKGSNGRVLIKVVPEFITRLITRGQEMGSESPGNRFLCNTPELQKHYEQLVGSKEQLWSPKLETISEHKIRLSPCRFIGLEYWKPKETQV; encoded by the coding sequence ATGGGTAATGTAGTGTCTCCATGTTTTCAACACAACTCAAACTCTGCTGTCAAAGTCATCTTCTCCCAAGGTACCACCAGACTCCTCAAAGGAAAACACATCGCCGGAGAGATCATGTTCGAGTTTCCCGATCAAATGGTTTGCCATGCAGACTCTTTCTTCATCGGTAAACCTATACCGGCCTTGTCGATCGACGACGAGCTCATGCTCGGCCAGACCTACTTCGTTCTTCCTCTTGATCGGTTCTCAGATAGTGTGCTCTCTGCCTCCTCTCTCGCTGCTTTGAACTCTTCAAACCCTAGGAATTCTCCGATCAAGTTTGGGGAGAGCCCCTTCGAGTACATAAAGGGTTCCAATGGAAGGGTGTTGATCAAAGTTGTGCCCGAGTTCATCACAAGGCTGATTACAAGGGGTCAGGAAATGGGGTCCGAAAGTCCAGGCAATCGTTTTCTCTGTAATACGCCAGAGCTTCAGAAACACTACGAGCAGCTTGTTGGTTCTAAAGAGCAATTATGGTCGCCTAAACTTGAAACTATTTCTGAGCATAAGATTAGGTTATCACCATGCAGATTCATAGGGCTGGAGTACTGGAAACCCAAAGAGACTCAAGTGTAA
- the LOC126787236 gene encoding LOW QUALITY PROTEIN: pentatricopeptide repeat-containing protein At5g01110-like (The sequence of the model RefSeq protein was modified relative to this genomic sequence to represent the inferred CDS: inserted 1 base in 1 codon; deleted 3 bases in 2 codons; substituted 1 base at 1 genomic stop codon): protein YGHPRGACSCENPHLLHTTPSHPLFLYSHRPHSTSSNHSLENGSSLSDSLLVEKLLLGLKXSNLTCLRNSLFQLNSLLVVELVHRCQDNLQLGVKLVNLIMSNCPNLKHTSLSLSAMIHILVRARRVSDAQGLMLRMVRKSGVSRVEIVESLVEICGSCCLVFDLLVRSYVQARKLREGFEGFKALRSKRLCVSINAANSLLGGLVKVAVGWVDLAWEVYGEIVSGGVQVNVYALNIMVNALCKDGKIDRVKPFISDMAEKGISTEIVTYNTLINAYCHEGLVDEAFELKNSMASKGFRPELFTYNAIVNGLCRVGNYPRAKEVLYEMLQNGISPDTTTFNTLLVESCRKDNISEAEEMFCEISCRGVVPDLLSFSSIIGVLSRNGYSDCALLNFQDMKTAGLVPDNVIYTILIDGYCRHSKVLEALKLRDEMLEKGCMVDVVTFNTILNGLCREKMLCDAEKLFNEMVERGVFPDFYTFTTLIHGYCKNGNMSKSLSLVEAMTTRNIKPDIVTYNTVIDGFCKVGDMDKAKELWSDMVSRRILPTYISYSILINGFCSMGLVDEALRSWDQMIEEGIKPSIVTCNILIKGXSRFGDTEKAYDFFIKMISKGIVPDSITYNTLINGYVKEDNLDKAFLSVKEMEKQGLLPDVITYNVILYGFCRQGRLHEAELVLRKMIERGVNPDRSTYRSLINGHVTQDNLKEAFRYHDEMLQRGFILDDEF from the exons TATGGGCACCCGCGGGGCGCTTGTTCATGTGAGAACCCTCACCTCCTTCACACAACTCCATCCCATCCACTGTTTCTTTACTCTCACAGGCCCCACTCTACATCATCAAATCACTCCTTGGAAAATGGTTCTTCCCTCTCAGATTCCCTTTTGGTCGAGAAGCTCCTGTTGGGTTTGA CGAGTAATCTTACTTGTCTGCGCAACTCTCTGTTTCAGTTAAACTCACTTCTTGTTGTTGAACTTGTTCATCGTTGCCAAGACAATTTGCAACTGGGTGTTAAACTAGTTAACTTGATTATGTCAAACTGTCCCAATTTGAAGCATACGTCACTGTCTTTGAGTGCAATGATTCACATTTTGGTCAGGGCCCGAAGGGTCTCGGATGCTCAGGGTTTGATGCTTAGAATGGTTAGGAAGAGTGGCGTCTCCCGTGTCGAAATAGTTGAGTCGTTGGTTGAAATCTGCGGCAGTTGCTGCTTGGTTTTTGACTTGTTGGTTAGGAGTTATGTGCAAGCTAGGAAGTTGAGAGAAGGCTTCGAGGGGTTTAAGGCACTTAGAAGCAAGAGATTATGTGTTTCGATAAATGCTGCTAATAGTCTCCTTGGTGGGCTTGTGAAGGTTGCC GTTGGGTGGGTGGATTTGGCATGGGAGGTATATGGAGAAATTGTTAGCGGCGGGGTTCAGGTGAATGTGTATGCACTAAACATCATGGTTAATGCCTTGTGTAAAGATGGGAAAATCGATAGGGTTAAGCCGTTCATATCTGACATGGCTGAGAAGGGAATTTCTACAGAGATTGTGacatataatactctaatcaATGCCTATTGTCATGAAGGGCTTGTTGATGAAGCATTCGAGTTAAAGAACTCTATGGCTTCTAAGGGTTTCAGACCTGAACTTTTCACATACAATGCTATCGTGAATGGGTTATGTAGGGTAGGAAACTATCCAAGAGCCAAGGAAGTTTTATATGAGATGTTGCAGAATGGAATAAGTCCTGATACTACTACGTTTAATACACTGCTGGTTGAGAGTTGTAGAAAAGATAATATTTCAGAGGCCGAAGAAATGTTTTGTGAAATATCTTGCAGAGGTGTTGTTCCTGATTTACTCAGCTTCAGTTCAATAATTGGGGTGCTTTCCAGGAATGGATACAGTGACTGTGCGCTCTTAAATTTTCAAGATATGAAAACTGCAGGCTTGGTGCCAGATAATGTGATCTATACTATCCTTATAGATGGATATTGTAGACACAGTAAGGTATTAGAGGCGTTGAAGTTGCGGGATGAAATGCTTGAAAAAGGCTGCATGGTGGATGTTGTTACCTTCAATACTATCTTAAATGGACTTTGTAGGGAAAAGATGCTTTGTGATGCGGAGAAACTCTTCAATGAGATGGTGGAAAGGGGTGTCTTTCCAGATTTCTATACTTTTACAACACTTATTCATGGTTATTGTAAAAACGGGAATATGAGTAAATCT TTAAGTTTGGTCGAGGCAATGACTACTAGAAATATCAAGCCTGACATTGTCACATACAACACAGTGATTGATGGGTTCTGCAAAGTAGGTGACATGGATAAAGCTAAGGAGCTATGGAGTGACATGGTTTCGAGAAGAATACTCCCTACTTACATTTCATATAGCATTCTCATCAATGGATTCTGCAGCATGGGACTTgttg ATGAGGCGCTTCGTTCGTGGGACCAGATGATTGAAGAAGGTATCAAACCCAGTATAGTGACTTGTAACATTCTCATAAAGGGCTAAAGCCGCTTTGGTGACACAGAAAAGGCATATGATTTCTTCATCAAAATGATTTCAAAAGGAATTGTTCCTGATAGTATTACTTACAACACTCTGATCAATGGATATGTAAAAGAAGACAATCTGGATAAAGCCTTTTTATCAGTTAAGGAGATGGAGAAGCAAGGACTACTACCAGATGTGATTACATACAATGTCATTCTATATGGATTTTGTAGACAGGGTAGACTGCATGAAGCTGAATTAGTTTTGCGAAAGATGATTGAGAGAGGTGTAAATCCTGATAGATCCACTTATAGGTCATTGATTAATGGACATGTGACCCAGGACAATCTGAAAGAGGCGTTCCGCTACCATGATGAAATGCTGCAGAGGGGATTTATTCTGGATGATGAATTTTAG